From the genome of Desulfobotulus pelophilus, one region includes:
- a CDS encoding type II toxin-antitoxin system Phd/YefM family antitoxin, with amino-acid sequence MPIVSATEARSNLYRLIDQASTSHEPVIITGKRGNAVLLSEEDWKAIQETLFLLNIPNMRESIREGLETPIGDCNEELDW; translated from the coding sequence ATGCCAATAGTATCAGCAACAGAAGCGCGTTCAAATCTTTACAGGCTTATTGATCAAGCATCCACATCCCATGAGCCTGTCATTATTACAGGCAAAAGAGGAAACGCTGTGCTTCTCTCAGAAGAAGACTGGAAAGCCATTCAAGAGACCCTGTTTCTTCTAAACATTCCAAATATGCGTGAATCGATTCGGGAAGGGCTTGAAACTCCAATAGGCGATTGTAATGAGGAGCTTGA